Within Legionella birminghamensis, the genomic segment GTAATTAGCCAGAGCACCAACACCCAGTAAGCGCAGGATATCATGCGGGTTCAAGGGACCCTCAGCGATTACTTCCCCACGCTCAACATGCTCACCTTCGAAGACGGAAATATGACGCCATTTAGGTATCAATTCCTCATGGAAATTATTCTCAGAGGCAGTGATAATCAAGCGGCGTTTCCCTTTTGTTTCCTTACCAAAATTAACCAGACCAGATGTTTCAGCCATTACAGCCGCATCTTTCGGTTTTCGGGCCTCAAACAAGTCAGCAACGCGTGGCAGACCCCCGGTGATGTCACGCGTTTTCGAACGCTCCTGAGGTATACGCGCAATAACATCCCCTACCCCTACCAGACTGCCATCTTCAAAGTTAATAATCGCATCTACAGGCAGATAATATTGCGCAGGAACGTTTGTACCAGCAAGATATATCTCCTCGCCGTCATCGGAGACCAGTTTCACCATGGGGCGTAAATCACGTCCCGCAGCACTTCTCTGTTTAGCGTCGATAACTACAATATTACTTAATCCCGTTAACTCATCGGTTTGACGATTCATTGTTAAACCTTCAATTAGGTCAATGAACTTCAAACGTCCGCTCACTTCAGAAATAACCGGATGCGTATGCGGATCCCAGCTTGCAATAACTTCACCAGCTTCTACAGACATATTGTCATGAACTGTCAGTACGGCACCGTATGGAAGCTTATAACGTTCACGCTCGCGGCCAAAGCTATCAACGATAGATACCTCACCTGAACGCGAAACGGCAACGAGATTTCCATTTTCATGCGTTACAGTTTTAATGTTATGGAGCCTGATAACCCCTTTATTTTTGATTTGAATATTATTTGCAGCAGTTGCCCTCGATGCAGCTCCCCCGATGTGGAATGTCCGCATGGTGAGCTGAGTACCTGGCTCTCCGATTGACTGGGCTGCAATAATTCCAACTGCTTCACCAGTGTTAACCAGATGGCCGCGAGCCAAATCACGGCCGTAACATTTTGCGCACAGGCCAAAACGGGTCTCACAAGTGATTGGTGAACGTACCAGCACCTGATCAATACCATATCGTTCCAGACTCTCGACCCAATCCTCATCTAACAGTGTTCCGGCAGTAACGATGGCATCATCCTGATTGGGGATGTACACATCTTTCGCAACGACACGTCCCAAAACGCGCTCATGCAAAGGCTCTACAATATCGCCCCCTTCAATCAGAGGCTGCATCAGAATACCATTCTCGGTTCCGCAGTCGATTTCAGTAATTACCACGTCCTGTGCAACGTCAACCAGACGTCTGGTCAGATAACCAGAGTTTGCTGTTTTCAATGCAGTATCCGCTAGACCTTTACGAGCACCGTGGGTAGAAATAAAGTACTGGAATACGTTTAGACCTTCACGGAAATTCGCTGTAATAGGTGTTTCAATAATCGAGCCGTCAGGCGCTGCCATCAAACCCCGCATACCGGCCAGCTGTCTAATCTGTGCAGCAGAACCCCGCGCTCCGGAGTCGGCCATCATAAAGATAGGGTTAAATGATTCCTGCCGTACTTTATTGCCCTCTCTGTCAGTCACTTCTTCGGTGGCGATTCTTGCCATCATCGATTTGGCAACCATTTCATTGGTCCGAGACCAGATGTCGATTACTTTGTTATAACGCTCGCCATTGGTTACCAGACCTGAACGGAATTGTGATTCAATTTCACGAACCTCATTATCGGCCTGCTCAATGATTGCGGCTTTATCCTCCGGTATCTCCATATCTTCAATACCGATAGAGGCGCCTGCACGGGTTGCATATTTGAACCCGGTATACATTAACTGGTCAGCAAAAATTACGGTCTCTTTTAAACCAAATTTCCGGTAACAGGTATCAACCACTTTCGAAATGGCTTTCTTGGTCATTGGTCTGTTAATTACAGTAAATGACATCCCTTTTGGTAATATGTCGGAAAGAATTGCACGCCCGACAGTAGTATCAACCAGTTGGTACTCTCCCTCTTTCTCTTCTGAGGGCATGCGAATTTTCACCTTGGCATGAATTTCTACATAACCCGCCTCATAAAAGTTCTGGGCATCCTGTGGGCTGGCAAAAATTTTGCCTTCACCTTTGGCATTCAGACGTTCACGAGTCAAATAATAAAGACCGAGGACAACGTCCTGGCTGGGAACAATAATCGGCTCGCCGCTTGCAGGGGACAAGATGTTATTGGTTGACATCATTAACGAACGCGCTTCAAGCTGGGCCTCGAGGGTCAGGGGCACATGAACAGCCATCTGGTCACCGTCAAAGTCAGCGTTATAAGCCGTACAGACCAACGGGTGCAACTGAATCGCTTTACCTTCAATCAAAACCGGTTCAAATGCCTGAATACCCAAGCGGTGCAATGTAGGTGCGCGGTTAAGAAGAATAGGATGCTCGCGGATTACATCATCCAAAATGTCCCATACGACCGGTTCTTCGCGCTCCACCATCTTTTTGGCAGCTTTAATCGTTGTCGCAAGTCCACGGAACTCTAGTTTGCTAAAAATGAATGGTTTGAACAGCTCTAAAGCCATTTTCTTTGGCAAGCCACACTGATGCAGCCTCAAAGTGGGTCCCACGACGATTACTGAACGGCCTGAATAGTCAACACGCTTACCGAGCAGATTTTGACGGAAACGGCCTTGCTTACCTTTAATCATATCGGCAAGTGATTTCAGAGGGCGCTTATTGGTCCCAGTGATTGCACGTCCGCGTCTACCATTGTCGAGCAATGCATCCACAGACTCCTGCAGCATGCGTTTTTCGTTACGGACAATAATGTCAGGGGCATTAAGATCCAGCAGGCGCTTCAGACGATTATTTCGGTTGATAACACGCCGGTATAAATCGTTTAAATCAGAGGTTGCGAAACGACCACCATCCAAAGGGACCAGAGGACGCAGGTCAGGCGGCAGAACGGGAAGTACATCCATAATCATCCATTCCGGCTTATTGCCTGATTCATAAAATGCTTCCAGCAGTTTTAACCGCTTGGTAATTTTCTTAATCTTAGTTTCTGAATTGGTTGTTGGTAATTCTTCACGGAGAGTTTTAATTTCTTCCTCCAGGTCAATCTGGCGGAGTAAATCACGTATTGCTTCAGCGCCCATCCGAGCGTCAAATTCATCGCCATATTCTTCCATGGCTTCGAGGTATGTTTCATCATTGAGAAGTTGGCCGCGCTCAAGTTCAGTCATGCCAGGCTCAACAACGACAAAGGCTTCAAAATAAAGTACTCTTTCAATATCGCGTAGGGTCATATCAAGAAGTAGACCAATCCTGGAGGGTAATGATTTAAGAAACCATATATGGGCAACAGGGCTCGCTAACTCGATATGCCCCATACGCTCCCGTCGGACTTTTGCTAAAGCAAGTTCAACACCGCATTTTTCACAGATGACGCCACGGTGCTTTAATCGCTTATATTTTCCGCAAAGGCATTCATAATCCTTCACAGGTCCGAATGTTTTGGCACAAAATAAACCATCGCGCTCAGGTTTAAAGGTACGATAGTTAATTGTCTCAGGCTTTTTGACCTCTCCATAGGACCATGAACGAATCAGATCAGGTGAAGCTAATGCGATTTTAATCGCATCAAACTCTTCACTCTGTCCCTGTTGTTTGAGAATACCAAGCAGATCACTCATTACTGGTGGTTTTCTTATCGGGTTGTTGCTTAGATCAGCCAAGTCTATGTCTCCAAAAAAATTATTAGTGAGAATGAGTACGACTTTTCATTAATCGTGGTCCAATTCTATATCTATACCTAATGCACGAATTTCTTTTAGTAAAACATTGAATGATTCCGGCATTCCAGGATCCATGCGATGATCCCCATCAACAATATTCTTATAAATCTTGGTTCGTCCACCGACGTCATCCGACTTAACAGTCAGCATTTCCTGCAAGGTGTACGCAGCACCATATGCCTCCAGAGCCCATACTTCCATCTCTCCGAATCGCTGTCCACCAAATTGAGCTTTACCGCCTAATGGTTGCTGTGTAACCAGACTGTAGGATCCTGTTGAACGTGCGTGCATCTTATCATCAACAAGATGATTCAACTTCAGCATATACATATAGCCTACAGTAACAGGATTGTCGAATTCTTTACCAGTACGTCCGTCAATAAGGATAGTTTTTCCATCTGGACGTAAGCCAGCCAACTCTAACATTTCCTTAATTTCTTTTTCTGAGGCACCATCAAATACAGGCGTTGCCATGGGAACACCAGCGCGCAGATTGTCAGCAAGAATACGAACCTCGTTGTCGTCCAAGGCATCCAGATTTACCCTCTCCATACTATCATGGTTGTAAATCTTGTTAAGGAACCCGCGCACCTCGGCAACTGGCTCATTTGCATCTAGCAGATTGGCAATTCGATCGCCCAAGCCTTTAGCGGCGAGGCCAAGGTGGGTTTCCAATACCTGTCCGATATTCATACGTGAAGGTACACCTAAGGGGTTGAGGACTATATCTACGGCAGTACCGTCAGCCATGTAAGGCATGTCTTCAACGGGTACAACAATGGAAATTACCCCTTTATTACCATGACGGCCAGCCATTTTATCACCTGGTTGAATACGTCGTTTTACAGCCAGATAGACTTTAACAATCTTTAGCACGCCAGGAGCAAGATCATCTCCTTGGATAATTTTCTTACGATTATCGTTAAAGCGTTTCTCCATCTCTTTACCAAGCATCTCAAGTTGCTTGGACAACTGCTCTAACTGCTGTGAGGCAACATCGTCATCAATACGGATGTCGAACCATTTTTCCCGAGCGACTGAATTCAAATAGTCTTCAGTAATTGCTTTTCCAGGTTTTACATTGCCAGGGCCGCCAGTAGCAGTTTTATCGATCAGCAGGTTGTACATACGATGATAAATATCTTCTTCACGAATTCTGCGTTCGTCGATAAGATCTTTACGAACTCTCGCTAAATGCTCATCTTCGATACTCTTGGCACGGTCGTCCTTTTCTAAACCATCACGAGTAAATACCTGAACATCAATAACAGTACCATTCATTCCAGAAGGTACACGCAGAGAAGAATCTTTCACATCAGAGGCTTTCTCACCGAAAATTGCTCGAAGTAATTTTTCTTCCGGTGTTAATTGGGTTTCACCTTTCGGTGTCACTTTTCCAACAAGAATGTCCCCAGCGCTTACTTCAGCACCGATATATACAATCCCAGATTGATCCAGACTTGCCAGTGCTGATTCACCTACGTTTGGTATATCCGCAGTGATTTCTTCTGTTCCGAGTTTGGTATCCCGTGCGATACAAGTTAGTTCTTCAATGTGGATTGTAGTAAAGCGATCTTCCTGGACAATCCGTTCTGAAATCAGAATAGAGTCCTCGAAGTTGTAGCCGTTCCAGGGCATAAACGCCACCAGCAGATTCTGTCCTAAAGCC encodes:
- the rpoC gene encoding DNA-directed RNA polymerase subunit beta' gives rise to the protein MSDLLGILKQQGQSEEFDAIKIALASPDLIRSWSYGEVKKPETINYRTFKPERDGLFCAKTFGPVKDYECLCGKYKRLKHRGVICEKCGVELALAKVRRERMGHIELASPVAHIWFLKSLPSRIGLLLDMTLRDIERVLYFEAFVVVEPGMTELERGQLLNDETYLEAMEEYGDEFDARMGAEAIRDLLRQIDLEEEIKTLREELPTTNSETKIKKITKRLKLLEAFYESGNKPEWMIMDVLPVLPPDLRPLVPLDGGRFATSDLNDLYRRVINRNNRLKRLLDLNAPDIIVRNEKRMLQESVDALLDNGRRGRAITGTNKRPLKSLADMIKGKQGRFRQNLLGKRVDYSGRSVIVVGPTLRLHQCGLPKKMALELFKPFIFSKLEFRGLATTIKAAKKMVEREEPVVWDILDDVIREHPILLNRAPTLHRLGIQAFEPVLIEGKAIQLHPLVCTAYNADFDGDQMAVHVPLTLEAQLEARSLMMSTNNILSPASGEPIIVPSQDVVLGLYYLTRERLNAKGEGKIFASPQDAQNFYEAGYVEIHAKVKIRMPSEEKEGEYQLVDTTVGRAILSDILPKGMSFTVINRPMTKKAISKVVDTCYRKFGLKETVIFADQLMYTGFKYATRAGASIGIEDMEIPEDKAAIIEQADNEVREIESQFRSGLVTNGERYNKVIDIWSRTNEMVAKSMMARIATEEVTDREGNKVRQESFNPIFMMADSGARGSAAQIRQLAGMRGLMAAPDGSIIETPITANFREGLNVFQYFISTHGARKGLADTALKTANSGYLTRRLVDVAQDVVITEIDCGTENGILMQPLIEGGDIVEPLHERVLGRVVAKDVYIPNQDDAIVTAGTLLDEDWVESLERYGIDQVLVRSPITCETRFGLCAKCYGRDLARGHLVNTGEAVGIIAAQSIGEPGTQLTMRTFHIGGAASRATAANNIQIKNKGVIRLHNIKTVTHENGNLVAVSRSGEVSIVDSFGRERERYKLPYGAVLTVHDNMSVEAGEVIASWDPHTHPVISEVSGRLKFIDLIEGLTMNRQTDELTGLSNIVVIDAKQRSAAGRDLRPMVKLVSDDGEEIYLAGTNVPAQYYLPVDAIINFEDGSLVGVGDVIARIPQERSKTRDITGGLPRVADLFEARKPKDAAVMAETSGLVNFGKETKGKRRLIITASENNFHEELIPKWRHISVFEGEHVERGEVIAEGPLNPHDILRLLGVGALANYIVNEVQDVYRLQGVKINDKHIETIVRQMLRKRVITFAGDSKFLVGEQVEESIMLQENDKLQAEGKQVAMGIPILLGITKASLATESFISAASFQETTRVLTEAAVSGKVDDLRGLKENVMVGRLIPAGTGYAYHQSRKAKRARAAGSEHISHTVTASDVEHALSEALNADNHDH